A stretch of the Lactuca sativa cultivar Salinas chromosome 9, Lsat_Salinas_v11, whole genome shotgun sequence genome encodes the following:
- the LOC111906743 gene encoding uncharacterized protein LOC111906743 — MEGASKVVLNEHCSAAMLNKLPKKMGDPGSLTFPCQFGNLATSYALADSGTSVNLMPYSFFKKLNLPEPRPIRMEIHLVNKTVTFPRGICEDLLVKVDKFVFPTDFIVLDIEEDHQVSIILGKPFLNTTSAIVDIRESKLTLRVGEDSVTFGVDRAMKHSKFSDDTTFSVDILEELMEEWKEDKSNDPPLPLKMTLMLKET, encoded by the coding sequence ATGGAGGGGGCATCTAAAGTGGTCCTTAATGAGCATTGTTCAGCCGCAATGTTGAACAAATTGCCAAAAAAGATGGGTGACCCAGGTAGTTTAACTTTTCCATGCCAATTCGGGAATTTAGCTACTAGTTATGCATTGGCTGATTCGGGGACAAGTGTGAACCTTATGCCATATTCATTTTTTAAGAAGTTGAACCTTCCGGAGCCGAGACCGATTCGAATGGAAATTCATCTAGTAAACAAGACGGTGACATTTCCAAGGGGGATATGTGAGGACCTATTGGTGAAAGTTGATAAGTTTGTATTTCCTACGGATTTCATAGTGCTAGATATAGAAGAAGACCATCAAGTGTCGATCATTCTTGGAAAACCTTTCTTAAACACCACAAGCGCCATAGTGGACATAAGAGAATCCAAACTTACCCTTCGGGTGGGAGAAGATTCAGTTACTTTTGGAGTTGATCGAGCCATGAAGCATTCTAAGTTTAGTGATGACACGACCTTCTCGGTGGACATTTTGGAAGAATTAATGGAAGAATGGAAAGAAGACAAGTCAAACGATCCACCGTTACCTTTAAAGATGACTTTGATGTTGAAAGAGACCTAA
- the LOC111906767 gene encoding sulfoquinovosyl transferase SQD2, with protein MPTYSLSLHPSLSLPSSSASSSSSCSSIVTTSRISCFNTFETKPICFSPFKNRSFHYKRQTRTPIIVSSANKGTIEELRKDDEEGPPSQVESEISSKPRRIALFVEPSPFAYVSGYKNRFQNFIRYLREMGDEVMVVTTHEGVPQEFYGAKLVGSKSFPCPWYQNVPLSLALSPRIINEVKQFKPDIIHASSPGIMVFGALIIAKMLCVPIVMSYHTHVPVYIPRYTFSWLVKPMWLIIKFLHRAADLTLVPSAAIAKDLRQARVTAANKIRLWNKGVDSESFHPKFRCHEMRVRLTNGEPHRPLIVHVGRLGVEKSLDFLKSVMEKIPEARIAFIGDGPFREELEKIFIGLPVVFTGMLQGEELSQAYASGDVFIMPSESETLGFVVLEAMSSGLPVVAARAGGIPDIIPEDQEGKTGYLYTPGDLEDCLNKVIPLLHDAKLREDIGQAARMEMEKFDWRAATKVIRNQQYNAAIWFWRKKRAHLLKPVQWLMKIFFSIQMQHKLMAGDL; from the exons ATGCCAACATATTCGCTCTCGTTACACCCTTCTCTTTCTCTTCCATCCTCCTCTgcatcttcttcctcatcttgTTCTTCCATTGTTACTACTTCAAGAATTTCATGTTTCAATACCTTTGAAACGAAACCCATCTGCTTTAGCCCCTTCAAGAATCGGTCTTTTCATTATAAACGACAAACAAGAACACCGATTATAGTTTCTTCAGCTAATAAAGGTACAATTGAAGAGTTGAGAAAAGATGATGAAGAGGGTCCTCCTTCTCAGGTTGAATCGGAGATTAGTTCTAAACCTAGGCGTATTGCTCTCTTTGTTGAGCCCTCTCCGTTTGC GTATGTTTCAGGGTACAAGAATCGATTCCAAAACTTTATTAGATATCTCCGTGAAATGGGGGATGAG GTGATGGTTGTAACTACTCATGAAGGGGTGCCTCAAGAGTTCTATGGAGCCAAATTGGTTGGCTCTAAAAG CTTCCCTTGCCCATGGTATCAAAATGTGCCACTTTCTCTTGCATTGAGCCCAAGAATAATCAATGAGGTTAAACAATTTAAACCGGATATCATCCATGCATCCTCCCCGGGTATTATG GTTTTTGGTGCACTTATTATTGCCAAAATGTTGTGTGTTCCTATTGTGATGTCTTATCATACACATGTACCCGT TTACATACCAAGATACACTTTTAGCTGGCTTGTCAAACCAATGTGGTTGATTATAA AGTTTCTTCATAGGGCGGCGGATCTCACGTTAGTGCCATCGGCTGCTATAGCAAAGGATCTTCGACAAGCAAGAGTAACAGCCG CTAATAAAATCCGTCTGTGGAATAAGGGCGTTGACTCAGAAAGCTTCCATCCTAAGTTTCGTTGCCATGAAATGCGAGTTAGACTCAC AAATGGCGAACCTCATCGGCCATTAATAGTACATGTTGGACGCCTTGGTGTCGAGAAGAGCTTAGATTTCCTTAAAAG TGTCATGGAAAAGATCCCGGAAGCAAGGATAGCTTTCATTGGAGATGGTCCATTTAG GGAGGAATTGGAGAAGATATTCATAGGGTTACCAGTAGTATTCACAGGGATGTTACAAGGTGAAGAGTTATCTCAAGCATATGCAAGTGGTGATGTGTTTATAATGCCTTCAGAATCAGAAACCCTAGGGTTTGTTGTCCTTGAAGCCATGTCATCCGGGCTGCCCGTGGTAGCTGCCCGAGCTGGGGGTATTCCTGACATTATACCTGAAGATCAGGAGGGCAAAACCGGGTACCTTTACACCCCTGGAGATCTTGAAGATTGTTTAAACAAAGTGATTCCACTCTTGCATGATGCTAAGTTACGGGAAGATATCGGGCAGGCTGCCCGAATGGAAATGGAGAAGTTTGATTGGCGGGCAGCTACAAAAGTGATTCGGAATCAACAGTATAATGCTGCAATATGGTTTTGGAGGAAGAAGAGAGCACACCTTTTGAAACCTGTTCAATGGCTGATGAAGATTTTTTTCTCAATTCAAATGCAACATAAGTTAATGGCTGGTGATTTGTGA